In Deltaproteobacteria bacterium, one DNA window encodes the following:
- a CDS encoding LysM peptidoglycan-binding domain-containing protein: MVKSGDTLSGIASRNGVTLSALEAANPQIKNFNLIYPGQTLNLPGGSSSTGTPAPAPSGGTTSTGSGSAPASGKDASAVARQYLGWTEYKLEPSGQLDMDTWVAKNVDCANFVSGCLEKAGLISHAQRSDNVSGLASHLRGAGWQDVPLANAKPGDVVCFDGPEGNYQHVEIFDHWQGSTPVFIGSNNVLSDGTQEITYDVGGRWAHGFHVLAPPA; this comes from the coding sequence GTGGTCAAGTCGGGCGACACGCTCTCGGGCATCGCTTCCCGGAACGGCGTCACGCTCTCGGCGCTGGAGGCCGCCAACCCGCAGATCAAGAACTTCAACCTCATCTACCCGGGCCAGACCCTCAACCTCCCGGGCGGCTCCAGCTCCACCGGGACCCCGGCCCCTGCCCCCAGCGGCGGGACGACGTCGACCGGCTCGGGGAGCGCGCCCGCCAGCGGCAAGGACGCCTCGGCGGTGGCCCGCCAGTACCTGGGCTGGACCGAGTACAAGCTGGAGCCCAGCGGCCAGCTCGACATGGACACCTGGGTGGCCAAGAACGTCGACTGCGCCAACTTCGTCTCGGGCTGCCTGGAGAAGGCGGGGCTCATCAGCCATGCCCAGCGCAGCGACAACGTGAGCGGCCTGGCCAGCCACCTGCGCGGCGCCGGCTGGCAGGACGTGCCGCTGGCCAACGCCAAGCCCGGCGACGTGGTCTGCTTCGACGGGCCCGAGGGCAACTACCAGCACGTGGAGATCTTCGACCACTGGCAGGGCAGCACGCCGGTGTTCATCGGCTCCAACAACGTGCTCTCCGACGGCACCCAGGAGATCACCTACGACGTGGGCGGCAGGTGGGCCCACGGCTTCCACGTGCTGGCCCCGCCGGCGTAG
- a CDS encoding SRPBCC family protein, which yields MKKTRTTTVRFETRTTIDRPIGDVFARLAELDGYGTWMHRTGLFRRTGKTSDGPPGPGTRYFDATRMGTFQGEIIEYQPSSRIGFRETLRWFGTDVMEARPAYRLEADGDRTIVHHVAEGKLFGVMRLMKPFAALLARSERSRTVESLRRSLESG from the coding sequence ATGAAGAAGACGCGTACCACCACGGTTCGATTCGAGACGCGCACCACGATAGACCGACCCATCGGCGACGTGTTCGCGCGATTGGCGGAATTGGACGGTTACGGAACGTGGATGCACCGAACGGGCTTGTTCCGCCGGACCGGCAAGACCTCTGACGGTCCTCCAGGTCCGGGAACGCGGTACTTCGACGCCACGAGGATGGGTACTTTTCAGGGTGAGATTATCGAGTACCAGCCGTCGTCGCGGATCGGGTTCCGCGAGACGCTGCGGTGGTTCGGCACGGATGTGATGGAGGCCAGACCCGCGTACCGCCTCGAAGCGGACGGGGACAGGACCATCGTTCATCACGTCGCGGAGGGTAAGCTTTTCGGCGTGATGCGACTGATGAAGCCGTTTGCGGCGCTGTTGGCGAGAAGCGAGCGGTCGCGAACCGTCGAGTCGTTGAGGCGTTCGCTCGAGTCGGGATAG
- the ppk2 gene encoding polyphosphate kinase 2 — translation MSELADDLSQYVVDESDEEPYLCWKDGTPVDTWREGYPYPERMRRTEYEPLKRSLQIEMLKLQNWIKETGERLLVVFEGRDAAGKGGTIKRFMEHLNPRGARAVALEKPNPREQTEWYFQRYVQHLPAAGEIVLFDRSWYNRAGVERVMGFCTEEQYLEFMRQAPLFERLLVDDGIHLVKFWFSVSKNEQHTRFLIRQIDPVRHWKLSPTDLASLNRWDDYTQAKEAMFFYTDSAHAPWTVVKSNDKRRARLEAMRHVLSQFNYSTRSPGIIGAPDGRLIGPASRIFESGEDPARRFPALPGLDQHL, via the coding sequence ATGAGCGAGCTGGCCGACGATCTTTCACAATACGTCGTCGACGAGAGCGACGAGGAGCCATACCTCTGCTGGAAGGACGGCACGCCCGTCGATACCTGGCGGGAGGGCTACCCCTACCCCGAGCGCATGCGCCGCACCGAATACGAGCCGCTCAAGCGAAGTCTGCAGATCGAGATGCTCAAGCTGCAAAATTGGATCAAGGAGACCGGCGAGCGGCTGCTCGTCGTCTTCGAAGGCAGGGACGCTGCGGGCAAGGGCGGAACCATCAAGCGCTTCATGGAACATTTGAATCCGCGCGGCGCGCGCGCCGTGGCGCTGGAGAAGCCGAACCCGCGCGAGCAGACCGAATGGTACTTCCAGCGCTATGTCCAGCACCTCCCCGCGGCCGGCGAGATCGTGCTCTTCGACCGCTCCTGGTACAACCGCGCGGGCGTCGAGCGGGTGATGGGGTTCTGCACCGAGGAGCAGTACCTCGAGTTCATGCGGCAGGCGCCGCTCTTCGAGCGCCTCCTCGTCGACGACGGCATTCACCTCGTGAAGTTCTGGTTCTCCGTCTCGAAGAATGAGCAGCACACGCGCTTCCTCATCCGTCAGATCGATCCCGTGCGGCACTGGAAGCTCTCGCCCACCGATCTCGCCTCCTTGAACCGATGGGACGACTACACACAAGCCAAGGAGGCGATGTTCTTTTATACCGACAGCGCGCACGCGCCCTGGACGGTGGTGAAGTCCAACGACAAGCGGCGGGCACGGCTCGAGGCCATGCGCCACGTGCTCTCGCAATTCAACTATTCAACCCGGAGCCCGGGAATCATTGGCGCGCCCGATGGACGTCTGATTGGTCCGGCTTCGCGAATCTTCGAGAGCGGGGAGGACCCCGCCCGGCGCTTCCCGGCGCTGCCGGGACTTGATCAACACCTGTGA
- a CDS encoding DUF202 domain-containing protein yields the protein MSEPITKPRDLNTEMAAERTMLAWIRTGLALMGFGFVVAKFGLFLRRLEQLQLPQVQLPERGTAYSVWIGLSLVLVGVAVNVLSALRYRRLLITLRTGEASQAPEPRLAFYVALVMAAVGVGIALYLAKLRM from the coding sequence ATGTCCGAACCAATCACCAAGCCTCGCGACCTCAACACCGAGATGGCTGCGGAGCGCACCATGCTCGCCTGGATCCGAACCGGGCTCGCGCTCATGGGCTTCGGGTTCGTGGTCGCCAAGTTCGGGCTATTCCTGCGCCGGTTGGAGCAGCTTCAGCTCCCGCAGGTGCAGCTGCCCGAGCGCGGGACGGCCTACTCAGTATGGATTGGCTTGAGCCTGGTCCTGGTGGGCGTGGCGGTGAACGTCCTGTCCGCTCTGCGCTACCGCCGGCTGCTCATCACCCTGCGCACCGGCGAGGCGAGCCAGGCCCCCGAGCCGCGCCTGGCCTTCTACGTGGCGCTGGTCATGGCTGCGGTCGGTGTGGGCATCGCGCTGTACCTGGCGAAGCTGCGCATGTGA
- a CDS encoding HAMP domain-containing histidine kinase, translating to MHAGHGRKGAIFTKPVEGPLLASLVLAAVVGALRFFVPADIAISILYAVPLAVAAWSRSPLYVWLLGGGLTMVNFASYRFGRGPLASSVEVTLVNRVGTGAIILVLTFMASSLCTYAARNEALRRLAEEKEREATRANQLKDEILTRVSHDLRTPLTALLAWVHVMRRKAHADVALSRGFEVIERSARAEANLVDDLVDVARIARGRLHVKSEPLDLSGLVADVVEALGPAASKRGITLSSRAESVEVPILGDHDRLEQVLWNLLMNAFRHTEEGGRVDVVSRHIGESAELEVCDTGEGIEPELLPHILDPFQRDARMGAVDHGGLGLGLTIAREIVQLHNGRILVSSAGKGMGSQFKVILPALAA from the coding sequence ATGCACGCAGGCCACGGGAGGAAGGGGGCCATCTTCACCAAGCCAGTCGAGGGGCCTCTCCTCGCTTCGCTCGTCCTGGCCGCCGTCGTCGGGGCGCTCCGGTTCTTCGTTCCCGCCGACATCGCGATCTCCATCTTGTACGCCGTTCCCCTCGCCGTGGCGGCGTGGAGCCGCAGCCCTCTCTACGTCTGGTTGCTGGGGGGTGGGCTGACGATGGTGAACTTCGCCAGCTACCGGTTCGGGCGAGGCCCGCTCGCCAGCTCAGTCGAGGTCACGCTCGTCAACCGGGTGGGCACCGGCGCGATCATCCTCGTGCTCACCTTCATGGCCAGCTCGCTCTGCACCTACGCCGCCCGCAATGAAGCCCTCCGCAGGCTCGCCGAGGAGAAGGAGCGGGAGGCCACGCGGGCGAACCAGCTCAAGGACGAAATCCTGACGCGCGTGTCCCACGACCTGCGCACCCCGCTCACGGCGCTGCTCGCATGGGTGCACGTCATGCGGCGCAAGGCCCACGCCGACGTCGCCCTGAGCCGGGGTTTCGAGGTCATCGAGCGCAGCGCCCGAGCGGAGGCGAACCTGGTGGACGACCTGGTGGACGTGGCGCGCATCGCCCGCGGCAGGCTCCACGTGAAGAGCGAGCCCCTCGATCTGTCAGGGCTGGTCGCCGATGTGGTCGAGGCCCTGGGACCCGCAGCGTCCAAGCGCGGCATCACCCTGAGCTCACGCGCGGAGAGCGTCGAGGTCCCCATCCTGGGTGACCATGACCGGCTCGAACAGGTGCTGTGGAACCTCCTCATGAACGCCTTCCGTCACACCGAGGAGGGCGGCCGCGTCGACGTGGTGAGCCGGCACATCGGGGAGAGCGCAGAGCTCGAGGTCTGCGACACCGGCGAGGGGATCGAGCCGGAGCTCCTGCCGCACATCCTCGACCCTTTTCAGAGAGACGCTCGGATGGGCGCCGTCGACCACGGCGGCCTGGGGCTCGGACTCACCATCGCCCGGGAGATCGTCCAGCTCCACAACGGCCGCATCCTCGTCTCGAGCGCCGGGAAGGGAATGGGCTCGCAGTTCAAAGTGATCCTCCCGGCGCTCGCTGCGTGA